One region of Halohasta litchfieldiae genomic DNA includes:
- a CDS encoding DUF5658 family protein, producing the protein MADRASVDTRFGGRLSKGVSSDWIRLAALAGICLDGLTTWVVLGTVSYQELNPIINGLWDGHPLFVVGYFGGFGLAVSASTRRHSRLSTAVSTYVIVVMGVFGGLNNLALLVVGPPTLLDLLVATGGISGAIAIQVVVPACGLIAAIGVARLRHDPLSWLKTVVIMIAAVVYLVILSWVPHLFGISGP; encoded by the coding sequence GTGGCTGACCGAGCGAGCGTCGACACGCGTTTCGGCGGCCGGTTGTCAAAAGGCGTATCGAGCGACTGGATACGGCTCGCAGCCCTCGCGGGGATCTGTCTCGACGGGCTGACGACGTGGGTCGTCCTCGGGACCGTCAGCTACCAAGAACTCAACCCTATTATAAACGGACTCTGGGACGGCCATCCGTTGTTCGTCGTCGGCTACTTTGGTGGCTTTGGACTTGCCGTCTCGGCGTCGACACGCCGTCACAGTCGGCTGTCGACGGCGGTGTCGACCTACGTAATCGTCGTGATGGGTGTCTTCGGCGGCCTCAACAATCTTGCGTTGTTGGTCGTCGGTCCACCCACACTGCTCGACTTACTGGTAGCCACGGGTGGCATATCGGGAGCCATAGCCATCCAAGTGGTTGTTCCAGCCTGTGGGCTAATCGCTGCCATTGGCGTCGCTCGCCTCCGCCATGACCCGCTCTCGTGGCTCAAGACCGTTGTCATCATGATTGCGGCAGTTGTCTATCTCGTCATCCTCAGTTGGGTTCCCCATCTATTCGGCATCAGTGGTCCGTAA
- a CDS encoding adenylate kinase family protein: MKIAVTGTPGTGKTTATELLAERGVDIPVIHLNDEIKEYDLWSERDVDRDDSLITDIEAVKNHLGDWDGLLESHLAHHFDVDRVIVLRCEPSVLEDRLSERGDSEQKAKENAESEALDVVLSEAVDQHGQDAVYEIDTTGRDPEAVADEIVAVIDGDRSPSAGNVDFTGYLLP; encoded by the coding sequence CTGAAGATTGCGGTGACTGGAACGCCCGGCACCGGCAAAACGACGGCCACGGAGCTACTGGCCGAGCGTGGCGTCGACATCCCCGTCATCCATCTCAACGACGAAATCAAGGAGTACGATCTGTGGAGCGAGCGGGACGTCGACCGTGATGACTCCCTAATAACAGATATCGAGGCCGTCAAAAATCACCTCGGCGACTGGGATGGACTCCTCGAATCCCATCTCGCCCATCATTTCGATGTCGACCGTGTGATCGTGCTTCGCTGTGAGCCATCCGTGCTTGAAGATCGGCTCAGCGAACGCGGTGACTCCGAGCAAAAGGCCAAAGAAAACGCCGAAAGCGAGGCGCTTGATGTCGTACTCTCAGAGGCTGTCGACCAGCACGGTCAGGACGCCGTCTACGAGATCGACACCACTGGCCGCGATCCAGAGGCAGTCGCCGACGAGATCGTGGCCGTAATCGACGGTGATCGGTCGCCCAGTGCGGGCAACGTCGACTTCACGGGGTATCTTCTGCCATGA
- a CDS encoding helicase HerA domain-containing protein, whose protein sequence is MSDEETITVADVSAGPGGAADTPAGTPVDLPVVDILTGRGFVTGKSGSGKSNTVSVMLENLLDNNFPVLIVDSDGEYYGLKEEYEVLHVGADDECDIQVTADHAEKIASLALEENIPIILDVSGYLDDDDADQLVLETTRHLFAKEKKLKKPFLVVIEECHEYIPEQSGMGEAGKMLIKIGKRGRKHGLGIVGISQRPADVKKDFITQCDWLVWHRLTWRNDTKVVGRILGSEYADAIEEMGDGEGFLVADWATDIQRVQFHRKRTFDAGATPGLEDFERPELKSVSGDLVSELTDISDEKERRESEIADLQQELDKKEAKIQQLEDELEEARDLSQMADQFAQALLQRSEAPHRGGQGRNFNRPAEQADIEDYHPEQSTNNSDGPTPTGQTPAGDPGFDPLISEAEPSREDAEGPSQPTPSEPTADEQSVDDPMAALGASTEASTATDETDETDETDAPNETDAPNETVDSEKIPTDPIEALNTSAFDSTDGSTFDFSAEESAFDGTAGESAPVDPSPVDPNQVSGPTDAERKQAASDSKFGTVTRKEIAEEAMQFAEAVELGTRDAVVDELQERIAGLPELSIGMLRHYREVGSSKPLAAHNAAGGDDNQQLAYSRNRPLRQAQLIRHTGRGRYAYAVPELIREAYANQLDDEEVAAMVQSIESVFRESVPDPRDDETVDADESAVTTADTDGSAADTDDSDDLGFGFDL, encoded by the coding sequence ATGAGTGACGAAGAAACGATTACGGTCGCTGACGTCAGCGCAGGACCGGGTGGCGCCGCAGATACCCCCGCCGGAACCCCGGTCGACCTCCCAGTCGTCGACATCCTAACCGGCCGCGGCTTTGTCACCGGCAAAAGCGGTAGCGGTAAATCCAACACGGTCTCGGTGATGTTGGAGAATCTGCTGGACAACAACTTTCCCGTGCTGATCGTCGACAGCGACGGCGAGTACTACGGCCTCAAAGAAGAGTACGAAGTCCTCCATGTCGGCGCGGACGACGAATGCGATATCCAAGTCACCGCCGATCATGCCGAAAAAATAGCTTCCCTTGCCCTCGAAGAGAACATCCCGATCATCCTCGATGTCTCGGGCTATTTGGACGATGATGACGCCGACCAACTGGTCTTAGAGACGACGCGACACCTCTTCGCCAAGGAGAAAAAACTCAAAAAACCTTTCTTGGTCGTCATCGAGGAGTGCCACGAGTACATCCCCGAGCAAAGCGGGATGGGCGAAGCCGGTAAGATGCTGATCAAGATCGGCAAGCGGGGGCGGAAACACGGTCTGGGAATCGTCGGGATCAGTCAGCGCCCAGCAGACGTAAAGAAGGATTTCATCACGCAATGTGATTGGCTCGTCTGGCACCGACTGACGTGGCGGAACGATACGAAAGTCGTCGGCCGAATTTTGGGCTCGGAGTACGCCGACGCCATCGAGGAGATGGGCGACGGCGAGGGCTTTCTGGTGGCCGACTGGGCGACCGATATCCAGCGTGTCCAGTTCCACCGTAAGCGAACGTTCGATGCGGGAGCGACTCCCGGGCTCGAAGACTTCGAGCGACCCGAACTCAAATCCGTCAGCGGTGATCTGGTTTCGGAACTCACCGATATCTCCGACGAGAAGGAACGCCGCGAGAGCGAAATCGCGGATCTCCAGCAAGAATTAGACAAAAAGGAGGCCAAGATCCAACAGCTCGAAGACGAGCTCGAGGAGGCACGAGATCTGAGCCAGATGGCCGACCAGTTCGCTCAGGCGCTCCTCCAGCGCTCGGAGGCCCCTCACCGTGGTGGGCAGGGACGAAACTTCAATCGACCGGCCGAACAGGCTGATATCGAGGATTACCATCCCGAACAGTCGACCAACAACAGCGATGGTCCGACTCCCACTGGCCAGACGCCAGCCGGCGATCCGGGCTTCGATCCGCTGATATCCGAGGCCGAACCCAGCCGTGAGGATGCCGAGGGACCATCCCAGCCGACACCGTCGGAGCCGACAGCCGACGAGCAGTCGGTCGACGATCCGATGGCTGCGCTGGGAGCCAGCACTGAGGCGTCGACAGCGACTGACGAGACTGACGAAACCGACGAGACTGACGCTCCCAACGAGACCGACGCCCCCAACGAGACAGTTGACTCCGAGAAGATCCCGACCGACCCAATCGAGGCGCTCAACACCTCGGCGTTCGATTCGACCGACGGATCGACGTTCGATTTCTCGGCCGAGGAGTCGGCGTTCGACGGCACGGCCGGTGAATCCGCACCCGTCGACCCCTCGCCGGTCGACCCGAACCAAGTGAGCGGCCCGACTGACGCCGAGCGAAAACAGGCAGCCAGTGACTCGAAGTTCGGCACCGTCACACGCAAGGAAATCGCCGAAGAGGCGATGCAGTTCGCCGAGGCGGTCGAACTCGGCACCCGGGATGCGGTGGTCGACGAACTCCAAGAACGGATCGCGGGGCTTCCGGAGCTCTCGATTGGAATGCTCAGACATTACCGAGAGGTAGGCAGTAGCAAGCCGCTCGCAGCACACAACGCAGCTGGCGGCGACGACAACCAACAGCTGGCCTACAGCCGGAACCGACCGCTTCGACAGGCCCAGCTGATCCGCCACACCGGTCGCGGGCGCTATGCCTACGCAGTGCCGGAGCTGATCCGTGAGGCCTACGCCAACCAACTCGACGACGAGGAGGTTGCGGCGATGGTCCAATCCATCGAATCCGTGTTCCGCGAGTCAGTCCCCGATCCGCGCGATGACGAGACTGTCGACGCCGACGAATCGGCGGTCACTACTGCGGATACTGACGGCTCAGCGGCCGATACTGACGACAGCGACGACTTGGGGTTCGGATTCGACCTATAA
- a CDS encoding helix-turn-helix transcriptional regulator yields the protein MEHRDTAGAISLVTKREPILRAVGTDGVGKRELVDQLVVSRSTVDRGIRELESAGLLARSTEGYQRTLLGELLLAEYDRFASTAGTLLNGRELLAELPPDFELDPVVFEDATIVTASQHAPQQPISALCSVLDEGRWTQTVLPAVFPQVIDQWVALCDEEMARADIVLTDPVASTLVGSHTESLQQLLDESRVALHQVETTPAYGLVVAETESTATAGLVVLDDRGGARAFIETESDEAISWVRDAINDHLMQSTPLSTPSPE from the coding sequence ATGGAACACCGTGATACGGCCGGAGCGATTTCGCTGGTCACCAAGCGTGAGCCGATCCTCCGTGCGGTCGGAACCGATGGGGTCGGCAAGCGCGAACTCGTCGACCAGTTAGTGGTTTCTCGGTCGACCGTCGACCGTGGGATTCGGGAGCTAGAATCGGCGGGCCTGCTCGCCCGGTCGACCGAAGGGTATCAGCGTACGCTGCTTGGGGAGCTTCTACTCGCCGAGTACGACCGGTTTGCGTCGACGGCCGGGACGCTGCTCAACGGGCGGGAACTACTGGCCGAACTCCCGCCGGACTTCGAGCTCGATCCCGTGGTGTTCGAGGATGCCACCATCGTCACTGCCAGCCAGCACGCGCCCCAGCAGCCGATTTCGGCGCTCTGCTCGGTGCTTGACGAGGGGCGATGGACACAGACCGTCCTCCCGGCAGTGTTTCCACAGGTGATCGATCAGTGGGTCGCGCTCTGTGACGAGGAGATGGCCCGAGCCGATATCGTACTGACTGATCCAGTAGCCTCGACGCTCGTCGGCTCTCACACCGAGTCGCTCCAACAGCTGCTCGATGAGTCGCGTGTCGCTCTCCATCAGGTCGAGACGACGCCAGCATACGGTCTGGTCGTCGCCGAAACGGAGTCGACTGCCACCGCGGGACTCGTCGTCCTCGACGACCGCGGTGGGGCACGTGCCTTTATCGAAACCGAGAGCGACGAGGCCATCTCGTGGGTCCGCGATGCGATCAACGACCATCTGATGCAGTCGACACCGCTGTCGACGCCGTCACCGGAATAA
- a CDS encoding multiprotein bridging factor aMBF1 encodes MPQCEMCGANESSLTTTKVEGAELDLCENCEGFGTAVETQTSSSSTSKYSTSSSSGTSNSSGGSSGSGGSSGSTRRKKDMFDDMDELAADYDDRIRNGRESIDLTQEELANQLNEKASLIRKLERGDILPSDDVKAKLEKKLDITLTEGADVEDTEWSSGSGQSMTLGDVVERKD; translated from the coding sequence ATGCCCCAATGTGAGATGTGTGGTGCCAACGAGTCGTCTCTTACCACCACCAAAGTCGAGGGTGCGGAACTGGACCTCTGCGAGAACTGCGAAGGGTTCGGGACCGCCGTCGAAACCCAGACCTCCTCTTCGAGTACCAGCAAGTACTCCACCTCATCGAGTAGTGGGACCTCGAACTCCTCGGGCGGGAGCTCCGGTAGTGGCGGCTCCAGCGGGTCGACGCGGCGCAAAAAGGACATGTTCGACGACATGGACGAACTCGCCGCCGACTACGACGACCGCATCCGCAACGGTAGAGAATCAATCGACCTCACCCAAGAGGAACTCGCCAACCAACTCAACGAGAAGGCGAGTCTCATCCGGAAACTCGAACGCGGCGACATCCTCCCGAGCGATGACGTCAAGGCAAAACTCGAAAAGAAACTCGACATCACTCTGACAGAGGGTGCCGATGTCGAAGACACCGAGTGGTCCAGCGGCTCCGGCCAGTCGATGACCCTCGGTGACGTCGTCGAGCGCAAAGACTGA
- a CDS encoding CDP-alcohol phosphatidyltransferase family protein — MTLDKFRPVAERMLTPFVTAADSLGLSPNSVSVLSLGVAGAAAAAFVAGTPQWYAVGGLLVLLNGWLDLVDGALARKQGIASDGGDLLDHVIDRYADLIIIGGLAAGVDNFALGFLAVTGVLMTSYLGTQIQAVGLGRAYGGLVGRADRLVLITVAGLVAAVYTVPIVAGYGVIELLLVFFAVVGHLTALQRFWGAWGDL; from the coding sequence ATGACACTCGATAAGTTCCGCCCGGTGGCCGAACGCATGTTGACACCGTTTGTGACCGCAGCCGACAGCCTCGGGCTGTCGCCCAACAGCGTGAGCGTGCTCTCGCTCGGCGTCGCGGGGGCGGCTGCGGCGGCCTTTGTCGCCGGAACCCCGCAGTGGTACGCGGTGGGTGGCCTCCTCGTGTTGCTCAATGGGTGGTTAGATCTGGTCGACGGCGCACTCGCCCGCAAGCAGGGGATCGCCTCCGACGGCGGCGACCTGCTCGATCACGTGATCGACCGCTATGCTGACCTGATTATTATCGGTGGACTGGCAGCGGGTGTCGACAACTTCGCGCTCGGATTCCTCGCGGTGACGGGCGTGCTGATGACATCGTATCTCGGCACCCAGATACAGGCAGTCGGCCTTGGTCGGGCCTACGGCGGGCTTGTCGGTCGGGCAGACCGACTCGTGTTGATTACGGTCGCTGGGCTCGTTGCCGCGGTGTACACCGTGCCGATTGTCGCTGGCTACGGTGTGATCGAACTGCTGCTCGTCTTTTTCGCCGTGGTTGGCCATCTGACTGCGCTCCAACGGTTCTGGGGCGCATGGGGCGACCTGTAG
- a CDS encoding FAD-dependent oxidoreductase: MSEQSQTSTVSIVGGGPAGLSAALFTQKNGLETRVFDLDGTWMHKAHLFNYLGVGSQDGSAFMETARNQVDSFGVERHQGEAVETISDADDGFVLETDDGEYESDYVVLATGANRDLAESVGCEFTDDDVVDVDLSMQTSVENVYATGAMVRAEEWQAVISSGDGAAAALNILSDIKGEHYHDFDVPADADSVFGGMSDEA; this comes from the coding sequence ATGAGCGAGCAATCCCAGACGTCGACAGTAAGTATCGTTGGTGGCGGTCCGGCCGGACTAAGTGCGGCGCTTTTTACCCAGAAAAACGGGCTCGAAACCCGTGTCTTCGATCTCGACGGGACGTGGATGCACAAGGCCCACCTGTTCAACTACCTCGGCGTTGGCTCCCAAGACGGCTCGGCGTTCATGGAGACCGCTCGGAATCAGGTCGACAGCTTCGGCGTCGAGCGACATCAGGGTGAAGCCGTCGAAACGATCAGCGATGCCGACGATGGATTCGTTCTTGAGACTGACGACGGCGAGTACGAGTCCGACTATGTCGTCCTCGCAACCGGTGCGAATCGCGACCTCGCCGAATCGGTCGGCTGTGAATTTACCGACGATGACGTCGTAGACGTCGACCTCTCGATGCAGACCAGCGTCGAAAACGTGTACGCGACCGGTGCGATGGTTCGGGCCGAGGAGTGGCAGGCAGTCATCTCCTCGGGCGACGGCGCGGCCGCAGCCCTGAATATTCTTTCGGACATCAAGGGCGAACACTACCACGACTTCGACGTTCCAGCCGACGCCGATAGCGTCTTCGGTGGGATGAGCGACGAGGCCTGA
- the malQ gene encoding 4-alpha-glucanotransferase codes for MDFDRQSGVFLHLTSLPGPHGIGDLGDGAREFLSFLQQAEQACWQFCPLGPTSSAHGNSPYQSFSAFAGNPLLISLDRLVDDGWLTDEDLQPVPDFDEHSVDYEAVGDYKRNQLRTAHEQFRETATDDDYAALDEFRDEESWVDDYALFRALKQKHDGVAWVDWPEPIRTRDPDALSEAREELSEEIEYQTLIQYWFDKQWQAFKADAEEKGIKLVGDVPIYVGLDSADVWSSPEAFQLDDQNRPTAVAGVPPNAGDSGQKWGNPLYDWETLADNDYDWWGRRLGRLFEQVDITRLDHFQGFLEYWAIPTEADSAAEGEWRDGPGAAFFEAIEAQLGELPFIAEDLGFPDAELQALMDRFDFPGMRVPQYADWCQGGNEHQPMNYPKNSVGYTSTHDTDTFDGYYQTLSERQRDCLQYNLGVDGSEINWSMIEAVWRSDAVLAFTTMQDLLGLDSHARFNTPGTLDGNWTWRVTSEGLDERIAKKLGTMTAIEIR; via the coding sequence ATGGACTTCGATAGACAGAGTGGTGTGTTCCTCCACCTTACCTCACTGCCGGGCCCACACGGGATCGGCGACCTCGGCGACGGCGCACGCGAGTTCCTTTCGTTCCTCCAACAGGCAGAACAGGCCTGCTGGCAGTTCTGCCCACTGGGACCGACCTCCTCGGCCCACGGCAACTCGCCGTACCAGTCGTTTTCGGCGTTCGCTGGTAACCCACTGCTGATCAGCCTCGACCGACTGGTCGACGACGGCTGGCTGACCGATGAGGACCTCCAGCCAGTCCCCGACTTCGACGAGCATTCGGTCGACTACGAGGCGGTCGGCGACTACAAACGCAACCAACTCCGGACCGCCCACGAGCAGTTCCGCGAGACCGCAACCGACGACGACTACGCGGCCCTCGACGAGTTCCGCGATGAGGAGTCGTGGGTCGACGACTATGCGCTGTTCCGCGCGCTCAAACAGAAACACGACGGCGTGGCGTGGGTCGACTGGCCCGAACCGATCCGGACCCGCGATCCAGACGCCCTGAGCGAGGCCCGCGAGGAACTCAGCGAGGAAATCGAGTACCAGACGCTGATCCAGTACTGGTTCGATAAACAGTGGCAAGCCTTCAAAGCCGATGCTGAGGAGAAAGGGATCAAACTCGTCGGCGACGTGCCGATCTATGTCGGTCTCGACAGCGCCGACGTGTGGTCGAGCCCCGAGGCGTTCCAGTTGGACGACCAGAACCGACCGACGGCGGTCGCGGGTGTCCCGCCAAACGCTGGCGACTCCGGTCAGAAGTGGGGCAATCCGCTGTATGATTGGGAAACGCTCGCCGACAACGACTACGACTGGTGGGGTCGACGCCTCGGTCGACTGTTCGAGCAGGTCGACATTACTCGCCTCGATCACTTCCAGGGCTTCCTCGAGTACTGGGCCATCCCAACCGAGGCCGACTCGGCCGCAGAGGGTGAGTGGCGGGATGGGCCGGGGGCCGCCTTTTTCGAGGCAATCGAGGCGCAACTCGGCGAGCTGCCGTTCATTGCGGAGGATCTGGGGTTCCCGGATGCGGAGCTACAGGCGCTGATGGATCGGTTCGACTTCCCCGGCATGCGAGTGCCGCAGTACGCCGACTGGTGTCAGGGTGGCAACGAACACCAGCCGATGAACTATCCCAAGAACTCAGTGGGCTATACGTCGACCCACGACACCGACACCTTCGACGGCTACTATCAGACCCTCTCGGAGCGCCAGCGGGACTGTTTGCAGTACAATCTGGGCGTCGACGGCAGCGAGATCAACTGGTCGATGATCGAGGCTGTCTGGCGATCCGACGCGGTCCTCGCGTTTACCACGATGCAGGACTTGCTCGGTCTCGACAGTCACGCTCGGTTCAACACGCCGGGAACGCTCGACGGCAACTGGACGTGGCGCGTCACCAGCGAAGGACTCGACGAGAGAATCGCAAAGAAACTCGGGACGATGACTGCTATCGAAATTCGATAA
- the tpiA gene encoding triose-phosphate isomerase codes for MFILVNLKAYPCDPIAVAKAAKEVADESGVRIAVSPQASQISAVADTGVETWAQHVSPNQYGSFTGSTLAEAAADAGAVGTLINHSENRRKLADIDASVRAAERADLETCVCANNPRQTAAAAALGPDSVAVEPPELIGGDVSVASGDPDIVTDAVAAAQEVDESVDVYCGAGVSTGEDVTAAQELGAEGILLASGVAKADDPKEALEDLVSDL; via the coding sequence ATGTTCATCTTAGTGAACCTCAAGGCGTATCCGTGTGATCCAATTGCCGTCGCCAAAGCCGCCAAGGAAGTCGCCGACGAGTCCGGCGTCCGTATCGCCGTCTCGCCGCAGGCCTCCCAGATCAGCGCGGTCGCCGACACCGGCGTCGAAACGTGGGCCCAGCACGTCTCGCCAAACCAGTACGGCAGTTTCACCGGGAGCACGCTCGCCGAGGCCGCCGCCGACGCCGGTGCGGTCGGTACGCTGATCAACCACTCGGAGAACCGCCGCAAACTCGCCGACATCGACGCCTCGGTCCGCGCGGCCGAACGCGCCGATCTCGAAACCTGTGTCTGTGCGAACAACCCCCGACAGACCGCCGCCGCAGCCGCACTCGGTCCTGACTCGGTCGCTGTCGAGCCGCCGGAGCTCATCGGTGGCGACGTCTCGGTTGCCTCCGGCGATCCCGACATCGTCACTGACGCCGTCGCAGCCGCTCAAGAGGTCGACGAGTCGGTCGACGTCTACTGTGGTGCCGGTGTGTCGACTGGCGAAGACGTAACCGCAGCCCAAGAACTCGGCGCGGAAGGGATCCTGCTGGCCAGCGGTGTCGCCAAAGCCGACGATCCGAAAGAGGCACTCGAAGACCTCGTCTCGGACCTCTAA